One genomic segment of Agromyces intestinalis includes these proteins:
- a CDS encoding GNAT family acetyltransferase: MSDDILIRSFAEGDAEPVVALWREAGLVVPWNDPYRDIRRKLDVQPDLFLVAVRPGEGAGEVVGTAMVGYDGHRGWVNYLAVSASLRGGGLGRRLMAEAERLLLERGCPKLNVQVRSTNAEVLEFYRRLGYAEDHAVGLGKRLIPDA; this comes from the coding sequence GTGAGCGACGACATCCTGATCCGCTCGTTCGCCGAGGGCGACGCCGAACCGGTCGTCGCCCTCTGGCGCGAGGCGGGGCTCGTGGTGCCGTGGAACGACCCGTACCGCGACATCCGCCGCAAGCTCGACGTGCAGCCCGACCTGTTCCTGGTCGCCGTGCGGCCGGGTGAGGGCGCAGGCGAGGTCGTGGGCACCGCGATGGTCGGCTACGACGGGCACCGCGGCTGGGTGAACTACCTCGCGGTCTCGGCATCGCTGCGCGGCGGGGGGCTCGGGCGGCGGCTGATGGCCGAGGCCGAGCGCCTGCTGCTCGAACGCGGCTGCCCGAAGCTCAACGTGCAGGTGCGCTCGACGAACGCCGAGGTGCTCGAGTTCTATCGGCGGCTCGGCTATGCCGAAGACCACGCGGTGGGCCTCGGCAAACGGCTCATCCCCGACGCCTGA